In Vicinamibacterales bacterium, the following are encoded in one genomic region:
- a CDS encoding ferritin, producing the protein MLISKDLNAAFNEEIGLELFASNQYLNMAAFLDGLPMKKLAAMFFKQAEEEREHAIKFVKYLNGVGGAVEIPAISAPQATFKSVEAVIQTSLEWELEVTRRINAMMTTAVGQKDYAAQDFLRWFVTEQVEEVATMDNLLKIVKAAGERSLIMIEAYLVHNG; encoded by the coding sequence ATGCTGATCAGCAAGGACCTGAACGCCGCGTTCAACGAGGAGATCGGTCTCGAGTTGTTCGCATCGAACCAGTATCTGAACATGGCGGCCTTCCTCGACGGCCTGCCGATGAAGAAGCTGGCGGCCATGTTCTTCAAGCAGGCCGAGGAAGAGCGCGAGCACGCGATCAAGTTCGTGAAGTATCTCAACGGCGTGGGTGGCGCCGTCGAAATTCCTGCGATCAGTGCGCCGCAGGCGACCTTCAAGTCGGTCGAGGCGGTCATCCAGACCTCGCTCGAGTGGGAGCTCGAAGTCACGCGGCGCATCAACGCGATGATGACCACCGCCGTCGGACAGAAGGACTACGCGGCCCAGGACTTCCTGCGCTGGTTCGTCACCGAGCAGGTCGAAGAAGTGGCGACGATGGACAACCTGCTGAAGATCGTGAAGGCCGCTGGCGAGCGGTCGTTGATCATGATCGAGGCGTACCTCGTCCACAACGGATAG
- the ptsP gene encoding phosphoenolpyruvate--protein phosphotransferase, translated as MSFDYRFTCPLPCGMHARPATAFEEVARRFVSDISLVNQRTGQAANAKSVLGIVSLDIRQGDACRVFTIGADERWAIEAVKAFVDTELGHVDDALPAPPSAPGSVVLPRMLQQANVRVLPGIPVAPGIGRGRAVSVTGFTLPDSVPRTDVADPEAEMQRLGEALRELARGYDTRLENQRRGVEADVLRAHRAVARDPEFQQHLFQEVRDHRLTAAGAITATESHFSEMLVATGSALLRERALDIRDVCHQLLRVVYGDVVQEHRVELSVPSVCLADALTPGEFLALDRGWLKGLVLAHGGTTSHTVILARTFGVPTLVGVRGLDASLDGREVVVDADLGVLVTTITEDGRLYYDMEHRRLDARRARVRRFADAPAATTDGRRIEIGANVGSADEVSDAVAAGADGIGLFRTEMLFLDRTQPPTEDEQFEEYRRALADADGRPVIVRTFDVGGDKPLPYLSLPREDNPFLGYRAVRIYPEFSALFRTQVRALVRASAFGRLRVMVPMVARLEEAVWVKDVVAEEQARMAADGLAIDRSMELGAMIEVPSAAFLVGPLSRHLDFFSIGTNDLLQYFVAADRANGKLADLSNPLAPAFLRLLDLVVREARARGRWIGLCGEMGGQANCLPVLVGLGLDEISMATPLIAATKATLAELSQAGCRALLEQAAACGTPHEVEPLLDAPGHRRDVPLIDPALVVVRGTCRTKEEAVKTGVDLLFASGRTDRPREVEEAVWQREATYSTGFGHGFAIPHCRTDAVTANSLAVVTLDEGVEWGSLDGKPVRVMILLAIRQSATATAHMRVLATLARRAMHEEFRDGLSSAPDAESLCRFLSESLNE; from the coding sequence GTGTCGTTCGACTATCGCTTCACGTGCCCGCTGCCGTGCGGCATGCACGCCCGCCCCGCAACCGCCTTCGAGGAGGTCGCGCGCCGATTCGTGTCGGACATCTCGCTGGTCAACCAGCGAACCGGCCAGGCGGCGAACGCGAAGAGCGTGCTCGGCATCGTGAGCCTCGACATCCGTCAGGGTGATGCCTGTCGCGTCTTCACGATTGGCGCGGACGAGCGCTGGGCGATCGAGGCGGTCAAGGCGTTCGTGGACACGGAGCTGGGGCATGTGGACGATGCCCTGCCCGCGCCACCATCGGCGCCGGGCTCGGTCGTGTTGCCCCGCATGCTCCAGCAGGCGAATGTACGCGTCCTGCCAGGCATCCCGGTCGCGCCTGGCATCGGCCGGGGCCGGGCCGTGTCGGTGACGGGCTTCACGCTGCCCGATTCGGTGCCCAGGACGGACGTGGCGGACCCGGAAGCCGAGATGCAGCGTCTCGGCGAGGCGCTGCGCGAGCTGGCGCGGGGCTATGACACGCGGTTGGAGAACCAGCGGCGTGGCGTGGAAGCCGACGTGCTCCGCGCGCACAGGGCCGTCGCGCGCGATCCCGAGTTCCAGCAGCACCTGTTCCAGGAAGTGCGCGACCACCGGCTGACCGCCGCCGGCGCCATCACCGCGACAGAAAGCCACTTCTCCGAGATGCTGGTGGCCACCGGCAGCGCGCTCCTCCGCGAGCGGGCACTCGACATCCGCGACGTGTGCCACCAACTGCTCCGCGTCGTGTACGGCGACGTGGTGCAGGAGCATCGGGTCGAGTTGTCCGTCCCCAGCGTGTGCCTGGCCGACGCCCTCACGCCGGGCGAGTTCCTCGCGCTCGACCGCGGCTGGCTGAAGGGCCTCGTGCTGGCCCACGGCGGCACAACCTCGCACACCGTCATTCTGGCGCGGACCTTCGGCGTCCCGACCCTGGTCGGTGTCAGGGGCCTCGACGCGTCACTGGACGGGCGGGAAGTCGTGGTCGACGCCGACCTGGGCGTTCTCGTCACAACGATCACTGAAGACGGCAGGCTCTACTACGACATGGAGCATCGGCGTCTCGACGCTCGCCGGGCGCGGGTCCGGCGCTTCGCCGATGCGCCGGCCGCCACGACGGATGGCCGACGGATCGAAATCGGGGCCAACGTCGGGTCGGCTGATGAAGTGTCTGACGCCGTGGCCGCTGGTGCGGACGGAATCGGGCTGTTCCGTACCGAGATGCTGTTCCTCGATCGTACGCAACCGCCGACCGAAGACGAACAGTTCGAAGAGTACCGGCGCGCCCTCGCCGACGCCGACGGCCGCCCGGTCATCGTGCGCACGTTCGATGTCGGCGGTGACAAGCCGCTCCCCTACCTGTCGCTGCCGCGCGAGGACAATCCGTTCCTCGGCTACCGCGCCGTCCGTATCTACCCCGAGTTCTCGGCGCTGTTCCGCACGCAGGTTCGTGCGCTGGTGCGGGCGTCCGCGTTCGGCCGTCTGCGAGTGATGGTTCCGATGGTGGCGCGGCTGGAAGAAGCCGTGTGGGTCAAGGACGTGGTGGCGGAGGAGCAGGCACGGATGGCCGCCGACGGTCTTGCGATCGACCGCAGCATGGAGCTGGGCGCCATGATCGAGGTGCCCTCGGCGGCGTTCCTCGTCGGGCCTCTGAGCCGGCACCTCGACTTCTTCAGCATCGGCACGAACGACCTGCTCCAGTACTTCGTCGCCGCGGACCGCGCCAACGGCAAGCTGGCCGACCTGTCGAATCCGCTCGCGCCGGCCTTCCTCCGGCTGCTGGACCTGGTCGTGCGCGAGGCCCGGGCACGAGGACGCTGGATCGGGTTGTGCGGCGAGATGGGAGGCCAGGCGAACTGCCTCCCCGTGCTCGTGGGACTCGGCCTCGACGAAATCAGCATGGCGACGCCGCTGATTGCGGCCACGAAGGCGACGCTGGCAGAGCTGTCACAGGCGGGCTGCCGCGCGCTGCTCGAACAGGCGGCGGCGTGTGGGACGCCGCACGAGGTGGAGCCACTGCTCGACGCCCCCGGGCACCGGCGCGATGTCCCGCTGATCGATCCCGCGCTCGTCGTGGTGCGCGGGACCTGCCGGACGAAGGAAGAAGCCGTCAAGACCGGCGTCGATCTGCTCTTCGCCTCGGGCCGGACCGACCGGCCCCGCGAGGTCGAGGAGGCGGTGTGGCAGCGTGAGGCCACCTACTCCACCGGCTTCGGCCACGGCTTCGCCATTCCCCACTGCAGGACCGACGCGGTGACCGCGAACTCGCTGGCGGTGGTCACGCTCGATGAGGGCGTCGAATGGGGATCGCTCGACGGCAAGCCCGTCCGGGTGATGATCCTGCTCGCCATCCGCCAGTCGGCCACGGCGACCGCCCACATGCGCGTCCTGGCCACGCTCGCCCGCCGCGCGATGCACGAGGAGTTCCGCGACGGTCTCTCGTCAGCGCCCGACGCCGAGTCACTCTGCCGATTCCTGTCCGAGAGCCTCAACGAATAG
- a CDS encoding RNA methyltransferase: protein MSVERVDGLDDPRLADYRLTTHPDLLRRAGIFVAEGRLVVSTLIARSMCRARSILLTDAALTALGHIAEAASPDLPVYVATPGTIERLAGFNVHRGCLAIGERPAAVSAHTWLANHPDTRRLVVLEQIANMDNMGGIFRNAAGFGIDAVVLGPHCCDPLYRKSIRVSMGTALWVPHAQADDWPGALREIRDRGFTVVALTPSPDAIDIGHFADTLHPDAKVAVLVGSEAEGLSIEALSAAGAAVRIPMAPGIDSLNAATATGIALHRLTALG, encoded by the coding sequence ATGTCGGTCGAACGTGTCGACGGTCTCGACGACCCGCGGCTGGCGGATTACCGCCTGACGACTCACCCGGATCTCCTGCGCCGGGCGGGGATCTTCGTTGCCGAAGGACGCCTCGTCGTCAGCACGCTGATCGCCCGGTCGATGTGCCGGGCGCGTTCGATCCTGCTGACCGACGCCGCGCTGACCGCCCTGGGCCATATCGCCGAGGCCGCGAGTCCGGACCTGCCGGTCTACGTGGCGACGCCGGGCACGATCGAACGCCTGGCCGGATTCAACGTCCATCGTGGCTGCCTGGCCATTGGCGAACGCCCCGCTGCCGTCTCCGCCCACACCTGGCTCGCGAATCATCCCGACACTCGCCGGCTGGTGGTGCTCGAGCAGATCGCCAACATGGACAATATGGGCGGGATCTTCCGGAACGCGGCCGGATTCGGCATCGACGCCGTCGTCCTCGGTCCGCACTGTTGCGATCCGCTCTACCGGAAGTCGATCCGGGTGTCGATGGGGACGGCGCTCTGGGTGCCGCACGCACAAGCCGATGACTGGCCCGGAGCCCTTCGCGAGATCCGCGACCGGGGTTTCACGGTCGTGGCGCTGACGCCGAGCCCGGATGCGATCGACATCGGACACTTCGCGGACACGCTGCACCCTGACGCGAAGGTGGCCGTGCTGGTGGGCTCGGAAGCGGAAGGTCTCAGCATCGAGGCCCTGTCGGCGGCAGGCGCGGCCGTGCGGATACCGATGGCCCCGGGCATCGATTCGCTCAACGCGGCGACGGCCACCGGGATTGCGCTCCACCGCCTGACCGCGCTCGGGTGA
- a CDS encoding DUF1338 domain-containing protein yields MPIDRLETLRAVLDGLMARYRLHVPDVGAILSAMLAEGMIATAADIENDHIAFRTMGLAPLGLASLEKVFLHYGYERRDRYDFPAKKVSAHWYAPPQDDLPRIFISELRVGELSADAQRIIRSYVGAVTRDPVEVLDLDSAEAVVGFLHAPLWQTPTWADYSRLRQESEFAAWVIYNRYYLNHFTISIHNLPAGWNTIDRFDRFLESHGFTLNDSGGRVKVSADGKLLQSSTVAAMVQAAFADGRGGLAPHEIPGSYVEFADRRLLDDFAHLPADQIRREHRREGFEAASADRIFESTDTAQVRRRG; encoded by the coding sequence ATGCCGATCGACCGACTGGAGACGCTGCGGGCCGTGCTCGACGGCCTGATGGCACGTTACCGTCTGCACGTGCCCGATGTCGGCGCCATCCTCTCGGCGATGCTTGCCGAGGGGATGATTGCCACTGCGGCCGATATCGAGAACGATCACATCGCGTTCCGGACGATGGGGCTGGCCCCGCTGGGCCTCGCCTCGCTCGAGAAGGTGTTCCTGCACTACGGGTACGAGCGCCGCGACCGCTACGACTTCCCGGCGAAGAAGGTGTCGGCGCACTGGTACGCGCCGCCTCAGGACGATCTCCCGCGCATCTTCATCAGCGAACTTCGCGTGGGCGAGCTCTCGGCCGACGCCCAGCGCATCATCCGCTCGTACGTCGGCGCCGTGACACGCGATCCGGTCGAGGTCCTCGACCTCGATTCCGCCGAAGCGGTGGTGGGCTTTCTTCACGCGCCGCTCTGGCAGACGCCGACCTGGGCCGACTATTCGCGCCTCCGGCAGGAGAGTGAGTTCGCGGCGTGGGTCATCTACAACCGGTACTACCTCAACCACTTCACCATCTCGATTCACAATCTGCCGGCGGGTTGGAACACCATCGATCGGTTCGACCGCTTCCTCGAATCGCACGGGTTCACGCTGAACGACTCGGGCGGAAGAGTCAAAGTGAGCGCCGACGGAAAGCTGCTGCAGAGTTCGACGGTGGCCGCGATGGTGCAGGCCGCCTTCGCCGACGGCCGCGGTGGCCTTGCGCCGCACGAGATCCCCGGCTCGTACGTCGAGTTCGCCGATCGACGCCTGCTCGACGACTTCGCGCATCTCCCTGCCGACCAGATTCGACGGGAACACAGACGCGAGGGGTTCGAAGCGGCAAGCGCCGATCGAATCTTCGAGAGCACGGATACCGCCCAGGTTCGACGCCGGGGTTGA
- a CDS encoding fructose PTS transporter subunit IIB — translation MKLVAVTACPTGVAHTYMAAEQLEKTAKKLGHTIKVETQGAMGLENELSQADVDAADAAIIAADIALERPERFDRIRRVDVPVQLAIRDPEGVFARL, via the coding sequence ATGAAACTCGTTGCCGTGACCGCCTGCCCGACAGGCGTCGCGCACACCTACATGGCCGCGGAACAGCTGGAGAAGACCGCGAAGAAGCTGGGCCATACGATCAAGGTCGAGACACAGGGAGCCATGGGTCTCGAGAACGAGTTGAGCCAGGCCGATGTGGACGCCGCGGACGCGGCCATCATCGCGGCCGACATCGCGCTGGAGCGCCCCGAGCGGTTCGACCGGATTCGCCGGGTCGACGTGCCGGTCCAGCTCGCGATCAGGGATCCAGAAGGCGTGTTCGCCAGGCTCTGA
- the speB gene encoding agmatinase, with the protein MPNPQPRDAFRSPRFSQPPTFMRLPHQADSADLDVAIVGAPFDSGTSYRPGARLGPREIRAQSSLIRPFSYFQQVAPFDRLRVADVGDVDASPVNLDHAHQAIHARIASIAADGAVPLVAGGDHSISLPVLRALAERHGPLGLVQFDSHIDTWDEDFGSKLFHGSPFYYAVTEGLVDPRRFIQVGIRGPMYGPEDFAFQDANGITVLTIDEVMGQGEDSTTARVRAILGTRPAYVTFDIDVVDPAFAPGTGTPEVGGLSSFQAQHLVRGLAGLSIAGCDVVEVAPPFDGPGQITSLLAANLLFELLCVIARGKRD; encoded by the coding sequence GTGCCGAACCCACAGCCCAGGGATGCGTTCCGTTCACCCCGATTCTCGCAACCGCCCACGTTCATGCGCCTGCCCCATCAGGCGGACTCCGCCGATCTCGACGTCGCCATTGTTGGCGCGCCGTTCGACAGCGGCACGTCCTACCGCCCGGGCGCGCGGTTGGGCCCCCGCGAAATCCGCGCGCAGTCATCGCTGATCCGGCCGTTCAGTTACTTCCAGCAGGTGGCGCCGTTCGATCGGCTCCGCGTCGCCGATGTGGGCGATGTGGACGCCTCACCGGTGAATCTCGACCACGCCCATCAGGCGATCCACGCGCGCATCGCGTCGATAGCGGCCGACGGCGCGGTTCCGCTGGTGGCAGGGGGAGACCACAGCATCTCGCTGCCCGTTCTTCGCGCGCTCGCCGAGCGACACGGGCCGTTGGGCCTCGTCCAGTTCGATTCCCACATCGACACCTGGGATGAGGACTTCGGGTCGAAGCTGTTTCACGGGTCGCCGTTCTACTACGCGGTGACCGAGGGGCTCGTCGATCCCCGCCGCTTCATCCAGGTAGGCATCCGCGGGCCGATGTATGGCCCGGAGGACTTCGCGTTCCAGGACGCCAACGGCATCACCGTGTTGACGATCGACGAGGTGATGGGGCAGGGCGAGGATTCGACCACCGCGCGGGTCCGGGCGATCCTCGGCACCAGGCCGGCGTACGTGACATTTGACATCGACGTCGTGGATCCGGCGTTCGCGCCGGGCACGGGCACGCCGGAAGTCGGCGGGCTCAGCAGCTTCCAGGCGCAGCACCTGGTCCGGGGCCTGGCGGGCCTCTCGATCGCCGGCTGCGACGTTGTCGAAGTCGCGCCGCCATTCGATGGTCCCGGGCAGATCACGTCGCTGCTGGCCGCCAACCTCCTCTTCGAGTTGCTGTGTGTGATCGCGCGCGGCAAGCGGGACTGA
- a CDS encoding response regulator translates to MEKRTSLRLLMLEDDPLDAELEITALEEAGFDCQWTRVETRAAFLAELDAPQYDVILADFNLPSFDGLTALRLFLDRRLDFPFILVSGNLGEETAIESLKAGATDYVLKSRLSRLGLAVQRALREKAGERQQREAEEDRRRLSSAVNQVAEAVVITDLDGRILYLNPAFEKMTGYTRAEAVGTVAPVLERQDQTAAAGADGVRSAVSMGRTWHGRLVNLRKDGMSYTADTTVGPVRDEHGTIVNYVAVQRDVTNELRMEAQYRQAQKMEAMGRLAGGVAHDFNNLLTAIVGYTQLLLDRIPPDSDLRRDLVQIDGACERATTLVRSLLTFSRRDPSRPEVLDLNAVVNNVAGLLRRVIGEDVELISQIGSDVAAVRADPGQIEQLLMNLSVNARDAMPGGGRLVIQTEAVTLDADQVPKGMDLVPGCYARLSVSDTGVGMEEQVLGHLFEPFFTTKPAGEGTGLGLSIVYGIVKRHNGYITVESRPRKGTTFRIYLPVVAGHDAPTATPITPALGGASRGGQEMILLVEDEAPVRMLVQRALEGAGYRVLPAADASAAIDAFRAHAQEIVLLVTDVVMPDTNGPALFEALTKDCPSLKVLFLSGYAGEIVRGRGVMQDAPFLQKPFKLADLSRRVREILDK, encoded by the coding sequence GTGGAGAAACGGACGTCGCTGCGTCTGTTGATGCTCGAGGACGATCCACTCGATGCCGAGCTCGAGATCACTGCGCTCGAAGAGGCCGGCTTCGACTGCCAGTGGACGCGGGTGGAGACGCGGGCCGCGTTCCTCGCCGAGCTCGATGCGCCGCAGTACGATGTCATTCTCGCCGATTTCAACCTGCCGAGTTTCGATGGGCTGACGGCCCTGCGCCTGTTCCTCGATCGGCGGCTCGACTTTCCCTTCATCCTGGTGTCTGGCAACCTCGGCGAGGAAACGGCGATCGAGAGCCTGAAGGCCGGAGCGACCGACTATGTCCTGAAGAGCCGGTTGTCGCGTCTGGGCCTGGCCGTGCAGCGTGCGCTACGGGAGAAGGCCGGAGAGCGCCAGCAGCGCGAGGCGGAGGAGGACCGCCGTCGGCTGAGCAGCGCGGTGAACCAGGTGGCCGAGGCGGTGGTCATCACCGACCTCGACGGACGCATCCTGTACCTGAATCCGGCCTTCGAGAAGATGACCGGGTACACGCGCGCCGAGGCGGTCGGCACGGTGGCGCCAGTGCTGGAGAGACAGGACCAGACTGCGGCGGCCGGTGCCGACGGCGTGCGGTCGGCGGTGTCGATGGGCCGAACCTGGCACGGCCGGCTGGTGAACCTGCGCAAGGACGGCATGTCCTACACGGCCGATACCACCGTCGGACCGGTTCGCGACGAGCACGGCACCATCGTCAACTACGTGGCGGTGCAGCGCGACGTCACGAACGAACTGCGCATGGAAGCGCAGTACCGTCAGGCGCAAAAGATGGAAGCCATGGGGCGTCTGGCCGGAGGCGTGGCTCACGATTTCAACAACCTGCTCACCGCCATCGTCGGGTATACACAATTGCTGCTCGACCGCATCCCGCCCGACTCCGACCTCAGGCGCGACCTGGTCCAGATCGACGGTGCCTGCGAGCGGGCCACGACCCTCGTGCGCAGCCTGCTGACCTTCAGCCGCCGCGACCCGTCACGGCCGGAGGTGCTCGACCTCAATGCCGTGGTGAACAATGTCGCCGGCCTCCTCCGGCGCGTGATTGGCGAGGACGTGGAGTTGATTTCGCAGATCGGATCTGACGTCGCGGCCGTTCGCGCCGATCCTGGGCAGATAGAACAGTTGTTGATGAATCTGTCGGTGAACGCGCGCGACGCGATGCCGGGCGGCGGGCGGCTTGTCATCCAGACGGAGGCGGTCACGCTCGACGCCGATCAGGTGCCGAAAGGCATGGACCTCGTCCCGGGATGCTATGCACGGCTGAGCGTGAGCGACACCGGCGTCGGCATGGAGGAGCAGGTGTTGGGCCACCTGTTCGAGCCGTTCTTCACGACCAAGCCGGCGGGGGAAGGCACGGGTCTCGGCCTGTCGATCGTCTACGGCATCGTCAAACGACACAACGGGTACATTACCGTCGAGAGCCGGCCGCGGAAGGGCACCACGTTTCGCATCTACCTGCCCGTGGTGGCCGGACACGACGCGCCGACGGCGACGCCGATCACGCCCGCGTTGGGAGGGGCGTCGAGGGGCGGCCAGGAGATGATCCTCCTCGTTGAAGACGAAGCACCCGTCCGCATGCTGGTGCAGCGGGCGCTCGAGGGCGCCGGCTACCGCGTCCTGCCCGCGGCCGACGCGTCTGCCGCGATCGACGCGTTCAGGGCGCACGCCCAGGAAATCGTGCTTCTCGTCACCGACGTGGTGATGCCGGACACGAACGGGCCTGCGCTGTTCGAGGCGCTCACCAAGGACTGCCCGTCGTTGAAGGTCTTGTTCCTGTCGGGGTACGCGGGCGAAATCGTGCGGGGCCGCGGCGTCATGCAGGACGCGCCGTTCCTGCAGAAGCCGTTCAAGCTCGCCGACCTGTCGCGCCGTGTGCGTGAGATACTGGACAAGTAG
- a CDS encoding PilZ domain-containing protein: MADWREDCRRAARYPLSLSVRYCCAGDDVWYDGTTIEMSHSGVRFVADGPRPGVATRIDFSVALTSFGPTEGSTALCSGRIVRVGDAGSGHRRVVAATIDEYHLSPSSAAVLTKASAPRHEGRLARQAR; the protein is encoded by the coding sequence ATGGCTGACTGGCGAGAAGACTGCCGACGGGCCGCACGGTACCCGCTGTCGCTTTCAGTGCGCTACTGCTGTGCCGGCGACGATGTCTGGTACGACGGCACGACGATCGAGATGAGTCACAGCGGCGTACGGTTCGTGGCTGACGGCCCGCGACCGGGCGTGGCGACGCGGATTGACTTCTCGGTGGCGCTGACGAGCTTTGGCCCGACTGAAGGGAGCACCGCGCTGTGCTCGGGACGGATCGTGCGCGTTGGCGATGCAGGGTCCGGGCACCGGCGGGTGGTGGCTGCCACGATTGACGAGTATCATCTCTCGCCTTCCTCAGCGGCGGTGCTGACGAAGGCAAGTGCCCCGCGGCACGAGGGTCGCCTCGCTCGCCAGGCGCGGTAG
- a CDS encoding ATP-binding protein — protein sequence MCSLLAASTLVAGSTLGVRSSEAAVRRSGAPAAGPTDAAAERPVAGESAADTLGRLTWALMATRLAAVAAFVVALVLLRRLRRQTATIRHQLESEKALADQFHELFANASDMVYTLDLDGRLTSLNKAGEDLIGRSISEHGGLSMVDLVAPASLESAGRMLLHVVHGGVPVKGELELRARRGTRAIVEVTERLIHRDGRPVGVQGIARDVTARRRVEDELRRAREAAEAANRSKSEFLANMSHEIRTPMNGIVGMTELTLDTRVTPEQREYLVTVKSCAESLLRLLDDVLDLSRIEAGKLELQPVDFGLRDALQPILRVFEPRAARSGLRFECTVAPEVPERLVGDPARLRQVLVNLLGNAVKFTPQGRVQLEVTLVSAGDKGAQVRFSVLDTGIGIPVDKQVAVFDPFSQADPSTNVRFGGTGLGLSISSRLVTMMGGQLEVESEPGKGSRFSFTAGFGPSAATAQAAGETGPDEHAPDAPAPPNSMPLRILLAEDNAVNQRLTERLLEKRGHKVIVVGDGEQAIAAVDRERFDLVLMDVQMPGINGYDATAAIRVLEQGTGRRTPIVAITAHAISGDRERCIEAGMDAYISKPVRAYELYAAIETLARRRTSAARVDTGLRAETARAPVDEPRPPAVIVPPGPH from the coding sequence GTGTGTTCGCTCCTGGCGGCGAGCACCCTCGTCGCTGGTTCGACGCTCGGGGTCCGCTCGTCCGAGGCCGCCGTTCGCCGATCGGGCGCGCCCGCGGCGGGACCGACCGACGCCGCGGCCGAACGACCGGTGGCCGGCGAGTCCGCCGCCGACACCCTCGGTCGCCTCACGTGGGCGCTGATGGCCACCAGACTGGCGGCCGTCGCGGCCTTCGTCGTGGCCCTCGTCCTCCTTCGACGCTTGCGCAGGCAGACCGCGACGATCCGTCACCAGCTCGAGTCCGAGAAAGCCCTCGCCGACCAGTTCCACGAACTGTTCGCCAACGCCAGCGACATGGTCTATACGCTGGACCTGGACGGGCGGCTGACCTCGCTCAACAAGGCCGGGGAAGATCTGATCGGCCGCTCCATCTCAGAGCACGGCGGTTTGTCGATGGTCGACCTGGTCGCACCGGCGTCACTCGAGTCGGCGGGGCGGATGCTGCTCCACGTCGTCCACGGTGGCGTGCCGGTGAAGGGCGAACTGGAGTTGCGTGCGCGCCGCGGGACGCGAGCCATCGTCGAAGTGACCGAGCGGCTGATCCATCGCGACGGCCGGCCGGTGGGTGTGCAGGGCATCGCACGCGACGTGACCGCGCGGCGACGCGTGGAAGACGAGTTGCGCCGGGCCCGTGAAGCGGCGGAGGCGGCGAACCGCTCGAAGAGCGAGTTCCTCGCGAATATGAGCCACGAGATCCGCACGCCGATGAACGGGATCGTCGGCATGACGGAGTTGACGCTCGACACGCGGGTCACCCCCGAGCAGCGCGAGTATCTGGTGACCGTCAAGTCCTGCGCCGAGTCGTTGCTTCGCCTGCTGGACGACGTGCTCGATCTGTCGAGGATCGAGGCGGGCAAGCTCGAACTCCAGCCAGTGGATTTCGGCCTGCGGGACGCACTCCAGCCGATCCTGCGCGTGTTCGAGCCCCGGGCGGCCAGGAGCGGTCTGCGGTTCGAGTGCACGGTGGCTCCGGAGGTTCCAGAGCGGCTGGTCGGTGATCCGGCACGGCTCCGGCAAGTGCTCGTCAACCTGCTGGGCAACGCCGTGAAGTTCACGCCGCAGGGGAGGGTGCAGCTCGAGGTCACGCTGGTCTCGGCTGGCGACAAGGGTGCGCAGGTGCGGTTCTCGGTGCTGGACACCGGCATCGGGATCCCCGTCGACAAGCAGGTGGCCGTCTTCGATCCGTTCTCCCAGGCCGACCCATCGACGAACGTGCGATTTGGAGGGACGGGCCTCGGCCTGTCGATTTCGTCGCGGCTCGTCACCATGATGGGTGGCCAGCTCGAGGTGGAGAGCGAACCGGGCAAGGGCAGCCGTTTCTCCTTCACTGCGGGCTTCGGCCCAAGCGCCGCAACCGCGCAGGCGGCCGGCGAGACGGGGCCGGACGAGCACGCGCCCGACGCGCCAGCCCCGCCCAACTCGATGCCGCTGCGGATCCTGCTGGCGGAGGACAACGCGGTCAACCAGCGCCTCACCGAACGTCTCCTGGAGAAGCGTGGCCACAAGGTGATCGTGGTGGGTGACGGAGAGCAGGCGATCGCGGCCGTCGATCGTGAGCGATTCGACCTCGTGCTGATGGATGTGCAGATGCCGGGCATCAACGGGTACGACGCCACGGCGGCCATTCGCGTGCTCGAGCAGGGCACCGGCCGGCGCACGCCGATTGTCGCCATCACCGCCCATGCCATCTCCGGCGACAGGGAACGCTGCATCGAGGCCGGGATGGACGCCTACATCTCCAAGCCGGTCCGCGCCTACGAGCTGTACGCCGCGATAGAAACGCTCGCCCGGCGCCGCACGTCCGCCGCGAGGGTCGATACCGGGCTTCGCGCCGAGACGGCGCGGGCGCCGGTAGACGAACCACGGCCGCCTGCAGTGATCGTCCCACCCGGTCCGCACTGA